From the Lolium rigidum isolate FL_2022 chromosome 2, APGP_CSIRO_Lrig_0.1, whole genome shotgun sequence genome, one window contains:
- the LOC124691777 gene encoding LOW QUALITY PROTEIN: cytochrome P450 97B2, chloroplastic (The sequence of the model RefSeq protein was modified relative to this genomic sequence to represent the inferred CDS: deleted 1 base in 1 codon), with protein sequence MATSAATAATLLPRPSTGGHRLASSSYPSSSAAHGRSRLLPIRCQSPGVDKTKTKRNLFDNASNLLTNLLAGGNLKNMPVAEGAVTDLFDRPLFYSLYDWFLEHGSVYKLAFGPKSFVVVSDPIVARYILRENAFAYDKGVLAEILEPIMGKGLIPADLDTWKQRRKVITPGFHALFIEAMVRVFTKCSERTILKLEERIEKEDHSDKSTIVNLEEEFSNLALDIIGLGVFNFDFDSVNKESPVIKAVYGTLFEAEHRSTFYIPYWNLPLTQWIVPRQRKFRSDLKVINDCLDNLIKNAKETRQEADVEKLQQRDYSSLKDASLLRFLVDMRGADVDDRQLRDDLMTMLIAGHETTAAVLTWSIFLLAQNPTKMRKAQAEIDAVLDDGAITADKLKKLEYIRLIIVESLRLYPQPPLLIRRSLRPDKLPGGYNGAKEGYEIPAGTDIFLSIYNLHRSPYFWNKPNEFEPERFTVPKMDENIEGWAGFDPARSPGAMYPNEIIADFAFLPFGGGPRKCVGDQFALLESTVALAMLLQKFDVELRGSPDEVEMVTGATIHTKNGLWCRLKKRT encoded by the exons ATGGCCACGAgcgcggccaccgccgccaccctccTGCCG CGACCCAGCACCGGCGGGCACcgcctcgcctcctcctcctaccCCTCCTCCTCGGCAGCTCATGGAAGGAGTCGCCTCCTCCCCATCAG ATGCCAATCGCCCGGGGTCGACAAAACCAAGACGAAGAGGAACTTGTTCGACAACGCCAGCAACCTTCTCACCAATTTGCTCGCTGGCGGCAACCTCAAAAATATGCCGGTTGCCGAAGGCGCTGTCACTGATCTGTTCGACCGGCCCCTATTCTATTCACTCTATGATTGGTTCCTCGAG CACGGTTCTGTCTACAAACTTGCTTTTGGACCCAAATCATTTGTTGTTGTGTCTGATCCAATTGTTGCTAGATACATCCTCCGGGAAAATGCTTTCGCATATGATAAG GGAGTTCTGGCTGAAATTCTTGAACCAATAATGGGAAAGGGTCTTATACCTGCTGACCTTGATACCTGGAAGCAAAGGAGAAAAG TTATAACTCCCGGGTTCCATGCCTTATTCATAGAAGCTATGGTGAGAGTATTTACCAAATGTTCAGAGAGAACAATATTGAAACTTGAAGAACGTATTGAAAAGGAAGACCATAGTGACAAATCTACAATAGTGAACCTCGAAGAAGAATTCTCCAATTTGGCTCTTGATATAATTGGCTTGGGAGTGTTCAATTTTGATTTCGACTCGGTTAATAAGGAATCTCCTGTAATCAAG GCAGTATATGGAACTCTTTTTGAAGCTGAGCATCGATCCACCTTTTATATCCCTTACTGGAATCTTCCTTTAACTCAATGGATAGTGCCAAGACAGCGGAAGTTCCGCAGTGACctcaaggttatcaatgattgtcTTGACAATCTTATTAAGAATGCAAAAGAAACAAGACAG GAAGCTGATGTGGAAAAACTGCAGCAAAGAGACTACTCATCGCTGAAG GATGCCAGCTTGCTGAGATTCCTTGTTGACATGAGGGGAGCTGATGTTGATGACCGCCAG CTTCGAGATGATCTTATGACAATGCTTATCGCTGGACATGAAACAACTGCAGCTGTTTTAACATGGTCTATTTTTCTACTAGCCCAG AACCCCACCAAGATGAGAAAAGCCCAGGCAGAGATTGATGCTGTACTCGACGATGGGGCTATTACAGCTGACaagctcaagaaattgga GTACATAAGATTGATCATTGTTGAATCTCTTCGCTTGTATCCTCAACCACCTTTGCTAATCAGACGTTCTCTCCGTCCAGATAAATTGCCAG GTGGGTACAATGGAGCAAAAGAGGGATACGAAATACCAGCTGGAACCGATATATTTCTTTCG ATATACAATCTCCATAGATCTCCATACTTTTGGAATAAACCAAATGAGTTTGAACCAGAGAGGTTTACAGTTCCAAAGATGGATGAGAACATAGAAGGTTGGGCTGGGTTTGATCCTGCCCGGAGTCCTGGCGCGATGTATCCCAACGAG ATTATAGCAGACTTTGCTTTCCTCCCCTTCGGTGGAGGACCCCGCAAGTGCGTGGGAGACCAATTCGCGCTCCTCGAATCGACAGTGGCCTTAGCCATGCTATTGCAAAAGTTTGACGTGGAGCTGCGAGGATCGCCCGACGAAGTCGAGATGGTGACGGGTGCGACGATCCACACAAAGAACGGGTTGTGGTGCAGGCTTAAGAAAAGGACTTGA
- the LOC124686517 gene encoding heavy metal-associated isoprenylated plant protein 34-like: MGETSANMAHWAGLYGSGAGGNGGAAPGEGSGVTVSSPTSGGSGGSPARSAPGVEAGRVGKPARRRSRASRRAPVTLLNTDTSNFRAMVQQFTGIPSGPYGPGGVGGPVISFGAGGSGVGMPVRPSPSSAVMSFDHLGGQYQPHRPVATSSLQQQQQQQSQLFRPQQHQQQQQFGDYGSLLGGSGGDMSFLHGFESSSAEDRMLLQSIQAAGSQMMPRPASTNNTNGYNFG, encoded by the coding sequence ATGGGCGAGACGAGCGCGAACATGGCCCACTGGGCGGGTCTCTACGGCTCCGGCGCCGGCGGCAATGGCGGCGCGGCGCCGGGGGAGGGCAGcggggtgacggtgtccagcccgACGTCCGGCGGCTCGGGCGGGAGCCCGGCCCGCTCGGCGCCCGGAGTCGAGGCGGGCCGCGTCGGCAAGCCGGCCCGGCGCCGCTCCCGCGCGTCCCGCCGCGCGCCCGTCACGCTGCTCAACACCGACACCTCCAACTTCCGCGCCATGGTGCAGCAGTTCACCGGCATCCCGTCCGGCCCCTACGgccccggcggcgtcggcggaCCCGTGATCAGCTTCGGCGCTGGCGGGTCTGGTGTTGGCATGCCGGTGCGCCCGTCGCCGTCCTCCGCCGTGATGTCGTTCGACCACCTCGGCGGGCAGTACCAGCCGCACCGGCCGGTCGCCACGTCGtcgctgcagcagcagcagcagcagcagagccAGCTCTTCCGGCCgcagcagcaccagcagcagcagcagttcgGCGACTACGGCAGCCTGCTCGGAGGGAGCGGCGGGGACATGTCGTTCCTGCACGGGTTCGAGTCGTCGTCGGCGGAGGACAGGATGCTGCTGCAGAGCATACAGGCGGCGGGGTCGCAGATGATGCCGCGGCCGGCGTCCACTAACAACACCAATGGCTACAACTTCGGATGA